The genome window CTTTACGGCCCTGGACGCATACGGCGCAGCGGTGATCACGGCCCTGACCGTCCAAAACACCCTTGGTGTAAAGGACGTTGTGCCCATAGATGCAGACCTTGTTGCAAGACAGGTCGAGGCGGTACTCGAAGACATAAGGCCCGACGCCATAAAGACCGGGATGCTCGCCAACCCGGAGACTGTAGAGGCCGTCTCCCGCACTGTCTCGTCATTAGCAAGGGATGCAATGCTGGTTGTTGACCCTGTGATGACTGCAAAGGGCGGTGCGGCCCTCCTTGAAAAGGGTGCGGTCTTCGCCCTGAAAGACCGCCTCTTGCCCCTTGCTGATGTCGTAACGCCGAATATCCCTGAAGCAGAGACCCTGCTCGATAGACGGATACCGGATGCCGGAGCCATGTCCAGGGCGGCGCTTGACCTCCTGCATCTGGTCAAAAAAGGTGGCGCGGTGGTCTTGAAGGGCGGTCACCTTGAAGACGGCATGGCGCTGGATGTGGTTGCAACCCCAAACGGTGTAACTGAATTGCCGCACGACCGCATCCATACCACGCACACACACGGTACCGGCTGCACATTCGCATCCGCGCTCGCTGTATTCCTTGCCAAGGGCTGCAACGTGATTGAGGCCGCCGGAAAGGCCAAGGCCTTTGTGACAACGGCAATCAGGGGGGCGTTTAAAATAGGCCGCGGTATCGGGCCCACCAACCCCATCGCCCCACTTGAAAACAAACTTGAGAGGTTTGATGTCATCAAATGTCTCGAAGAGGCTGCAAGTCGCCTCTCTTCTATTCCATGCAGGGCGCTTGCGCCTGAGGTGCAAATAAATATCGGCTATAGCCTCCCTTGGCCTGATTCCATCATGGATGTGGCTGCGTTTCCGGGGCGCATCATAGGTTTCAAGAACGGTGTCAAGGTGGTCTCATGTCCTGAATTCGGGGCATCGAGCCATGTCGCCCGCATAATACTGACCGCCATGGGTTTTGATCCGGCATTCAGATCGGCCATGAATATCCGCTTCGACGAGGATTATATTAAAAAGGCTGCCGGACTTGGGCTTGCGGTTCAAGAATTTTCAAGGGATGAAGAGCCGGAAGACATGCGCGTAAGAGAGGGTTCGACCCTCTCCTGGGGGGTAAGAACGGCCATAGAGAGGGCAGGCCGGGTGCCTGATCTGATATTCGACCGGGGCGCAGCGGGCAAGGAACCCATGATCCGGCTCCTTGGGAAGGACCCTGCCGGAGTGGTCGAAAAGGCCCTCAAAATAGCATCAATCGCTTTATGAAGATACCCGCAAAAGAGATAACGGAAGTTGCAGAGGAGCTGGTGCAGCTCGCAAATTTCTACCTCCCCGAGGACGTCTTGGCCGTGCTATCTCAGGCCCTTGCAAGGGAATCATCGCCTACGGGCAGACTCATCCTTAATATGATCCTTGAAAACAGCCGCATTGCGAGGCGGGACCACCTCCCCATCTGCCAGGATACAGGGATCAACGTACTCTTCGTTGAGATAGGAAGGTCTATCTCGATCGACGGCGGCCTCATCCATGCGATAAACCAGGGGGTGGCGTCAGGCACACGCAAGGGATATCTGAGATGTTCTGTCTGTGACCCGATAACACGCAAGAATACGGGCGACAACACCCCGGCTGTAATCCACGTTGAACTTACAGACCGGGATGACCTCGTTATAGAATGCCTGCCAAAGGGCTGCGGGAGCGAAAACATGAGCGCCCTCTTCATGCTGCCGCCTTCAACCGGCGTTGACGGCATAGTGAAGGCAGTTGTGGACACTGTCTTAAAGGCAGGCCCGAATCCATGCCCGCCTGGGGTGATTGGCATCGGGATCGGGGGGACCATGGAACGTGCCGCTATCCTTTCCAAAAAGGCCCTTTTGAGACCCATAGGGACACCCAGCCCGAGGGACGAGCTTGCAAGGCTTGAAGCCAGACTCCTGGACGAGATAAACCGCTTGGGGATTGGCCCGCAAGGGCTTGGCGGGCATATAACCACCCTTGGCGTGGCGATCGAGGCCTGTCCGTGCCACATTGCAAGCCTGCCCGTGGCCGTAAACATCCAGTGCCATGCGGCTAGACATGCGAAGGCCGTCTGGCATGACGGCCGATGGACCGTGGGGACGGATGTCAGCCCCACCGCCGACCAAACGGATGTAGAATGCAGATATGCGCCCTTTAGTCAAGACAAGGTCATAAGCATTGAACTCCCAGCCCGGAAGGAGATACTCTCCGGTCTAAGGGCGGGTGACTGGGTCCTTTTGAATGGTCTGCTCTATACTGGCCGCGATCAGACCCACAGGCGCCTTGTCAAACTCCTGGATCAGGGCCAACCCCTGCCTGTGGATCTCAAAGGCCAGACTATCTACTATACCGGGCCGTCTCCGGCCAGACCTGGAAGGGTTATAGGCTCGGCAGGCCCAACCACCAGCTACCGCATGGACGCCTATATGCCAAGGCTTCTGGAGGAGGGGATCGTCGCCACGATCGGCAAGGGCCGCCGCTCCCTGGAGGTGCGTGAGGCCATGAAACGCCATGGTGCGATCTATCTCGCCACGATAGGCGGGGCAGGGGCCTATCTTTCACACTGCATAACCAGATGCGAACTCGCGGCCTTTCCTGAGCTCGGCCCTGAGGCCATGTACCGTCTCCAGGTAAGAGACCTCCCAGCCGTCGTAATAAACGATGCAACAGGCGCTGATCTCTACGAAGAGACAGCGAGACGACGAAACAAAACCTACATGCCCTCTCACTGAGCGACCGTCGACCTCCATCCCGTGTCTTCCCTCCATCTGATAGGGAAGCGGCAGGTCACCGTAGTCCCCTTGCCCTGAACGCTCTCTATCTCGATATCACCCTGATGTTCTTCCAATATCTCCTTTACCAGAAAAAGCCCTAGGCCTGTACCTCCAGGCTTGGTGGTAACAGGGGCGGCAAAGAGCCTCTTCTGCACGTCAGGCGGTATCCCTGGGCCCTGGTCTGAGATTACTACCGCGGGCTTACCCTTCTGTCGCGTGATTGCCACACGGACAACCCCACCGCCAGGCGACGCCTCAAGGGCGTTTCTCAATATGTGAAGAAGGGCGGTCTTCAAAACCCTCCTGTTGGCCATGATCTCTATGCGGTCTTCTGGCATGTCCGCCATAAGGGTTACGCCCTTCTTCAAAAGACTCGGCCGCCAGGTATTCAACACCTCGTTCACAATCCCCTTTAAATCCTCCCTGGCAAAAGACCTCACTTCTTTCTCGGCCAGCTCCTCAAAACTCTTTACAAATTCCTCGAGCTCAACAACACCCTGTCGAATAACCTCGAGCCTGCGCCTGGTCTCCTGTCCGACAGCCGGATCTTTTTTAAGTATCGCCCTTATGAGGCCGCCGATCACCGTCACAGGATTACGTATCCGGTCGGCTATCCTCAGGGCCATCTGGATGGTGGCGTGTTCCCTGGCCATTATTTCAAGGTCCTGGCCGAGCTGCAGGAGTTCCGAATTCATCCTATCCAACTCCCTGTTTTGAACGGTGGTCTGTTCAAGAAGCCTCAAGACCTCTTCATGTTTGAGCCTCAGGTTCTCAATATAAGACTCCTCAGTGTCTCTGAAAAGTTCATTTCTGAGGGAGACCTCTTTCTGACTTATCTCCTCCCACGGCCGTCTTATCCCCCATTTTATCGCCTTGACCTTGAGCGGCGCCCCATGGACGCCTGATTGGATCTCCACATAATCAAGAACGCGCTTGAGGCCGGAGACGGCGCGCAGCTTGCCCAGATCTTCTATGTCAAGCGGACACGTCCCGTCGCTGAAGGCCGATGGATCGCAAGCCCTTTTCCCCTCGAAAAAAAGCTCTATCCCACCCTGGTCCTGGCCTATAGCGGGTCCGATCTTGCAACAGACGATCCTAAAAGTAACGATCCCTCCACCCGACATCCTAACGATGAGGCGGGCCATCTCCGACGCTGACGTCCCGACCTGTGCTGTCGCCACCCGGTCCAGACCACACATCCGGCAAAGCAATTTGGCCTTCATGCGAACCTTTGGGATATCGTCCTGTCTCTTCACGACGAGCGTAAGGACATGGAGCCTCTTGTCTATCTTGTCTATGTCTTTGTCTTTGTTCGTCGCCACTTCCATACCGCCAGCGATGCGTCATCCTCAGAGGATGATTCGGGATTGAAAAAAAGATGCGCCCATATGCCGGACGGGATGGGCTTGAGCGCAATCTCCGGAGGGAGATCCGGCATGGGCCTGACCCCGTCCGAATGCATGAAGCAAAGTACCTGTGAACTGAAATTGTATATCTCAAATCCCTTTCGAGCCAAACGGCCGTTTCCGAGCACGCCCGGTCTTGATGTCAGCCCGCGCCTTATGCCGTCCAGATATAATGTGCAATTCACATTGCCTATGCCCGCAGCAGCAACCTTTGAAAGACCTCGGTCAAGCACCAGGACGTGGACAGACGCCCCGTCTGAGCCAGCAAGGGCCTCGCCGGCAGCCTCAAGGACCCTATCCAGCCCAATATTCAACGGAAGCGCTGCCAGGACGTCTATGACCGTCTGAGCCGTCCTGGCAGCGGATATCCCATGCCCCGTCGCATCGATAAGCGCCATGCGGCAGAAACAGCCGTCGTCCTGGCAGTAAAATGCGTCACCAGAATATGTCTCGCCTGGATAAGGACGGATCAGTGCCGAGACATCGACCTCGTCTATTTTTTGTATCTGCGACCCTGCAAAGTCATTGGTCTCTTCATTCAGCGGGCAGACATCCAGGCAGGTCTTGGTCGCATGGTCAAAGAGAACCGCAATCGCCACCGTACCGAAACGAAAATCAACACCGAGGTCAGGACATGGAGAGGTCCCGACCATCGTCGAGCAGATGTAAAACCTGTCAGAAAGGCGCCTTACCGTCCCAAGCCCGACCCCGAGCCCGCCTGATGTGCTGAAACCATCCTTCATGGCCTCCTTTACATCCTGGATCCCAGGGCCTTCGTCAAGGCTTGCTATGCCAAGTTGCGGGGTACTGTTAAGGACCAGGCCGCTTATGCGGATCAGGCCGTTTCTGGTATGGTGTTCAAGATGATTTTGCGCAAGTTCGCTCGCCACAAGCACAGCCTCTTTTATCCTTGCCCCAGAGAAAGACAACCGATCCGCAGCCACGGCCGCAAGCTGCCTTGCGATGACCACATCTTCAGGCCCTGTTATCCTGATTTCAGCCCATACAGGCGGCGTCTTCAGATGATCCACTTTATGACCTCCACCTGTGTACCGTGCGGAAGCAGTGTCGAGATGCGGACGTCGTCAGAGAGGTTGCCGATGGCGGACATCCCGAGACCAAGGCCCTTGTCCTCTGAAAAACCCGGTTCAAGGGCCTTTTCGAGGTCAATTATCCCTGGGCCCGAATCCCTAGCTACAATCCTAATGCCGGTCCTTTTGCCCGTTTTCAGAACGCTCAGGCATATCTCGCCGCCGCCTCCAGCATGTCTCAGGATATTCTGCCCAAGCTCGTTTATAATGGTAAATATCTCCGTCCGCACCGGTTCCCTTATGCCCAATATCTTGAAAAACCCCCTCGCCTCCGCCCGGATCAGGCTCAGCCCATGGGCATGATCAACCACGGCGCAGGTCTCTTTCTCTATATCCAGCCCGAACATCAGCAGACTATACTAAATATGGAAAGGACCTAAGCATATGCCGCCGTCACCTGTTCAGTTTTGCAAGCGCCTGTTCGACATCAAGTGCAAATCCCACCCCTTTCAACCTGATATCAAAGTCGATAAGGGTGAGGATCACCGGCGCCTGAAGCCCGGCCACCATGACCTTTGCCCTAAGAAGACTGAGGAACGAGACAAGCCCTGCCAGGTGTTCGGCAAGAAAGGTATCAACTATCTCGACGTCATGGAGATCGATTATCACAGCCCTTGCATTTTTTTCAGCCACACGTTCGCCAAGGAGCCCGGTAAGGGACTTTATACTCCGGTCGTCAATCTCCTCCTGGACCGAAACCAGAAGGCAGTCACCCAGCGAAAAGATGGAAAATGGCTCCATTGCGTGCTAACCCCGCCCAAGCTCTCCGTCAGTGACCAGATCTATAGAGCTCCTCTTCCTCTGTATCTCAACTATGGCCAGATGAAGGGCGTCGCTCATACGGCTACGTACCGTAATGTTGGACATATTCACGCCAAGGTGCGCCATGGTAAGGGCTATGTGCGGGGAGATGCCTGTAAGTATGGCCTCACTGCCCATCAGGCGCACGGCTTCCACCGTCTGCAGGAGCCGGTTCGCAACCTCCGTATCCACGGTCGGCACCCCTGTTATATCAATGATGACAAATGGGGACCTTGTGCGCTCGATGACCTCCAGGAGACGCTCCATGGCGAGACGCGCCCTGTGGCTATCTAGTGTCCCGATAAGCGGCAGGGCCAGTACACCTTCCCAGAGTTCTATCACCGGCGTGGAAAGCTCGAGTATCTCATCCTGTAGGTGGCGGATGTATTCCTCGCGCTTCTTTATAATCTCCTCCTGCTGCCGCTGGATCAGTTTCTCCTTTTCCAGGCGGTCCGAGATATCGATGAAGTGCTCGACACAGCCCACCACCTTGCCTTCGTGGTTTTTTAAAGGCCTGGCCGCATATTCTATGGGGATCTCTTTTCCGTCATGGCGGAGCACCGTCTGACCATGGCAGGCCTCGTCTGTATCTGTTGCGACAAGGCAGGCGCACTTGTCCGTGCCGCACATGGGGGTATCGAATATCTCGCTGCACTTGCGGTCAAAACAGTCCCCTGGCGTACGCCCCACCAGGGCTGCCGCGCCCTTGTTGATGATCTGGATATTGTGCTCAAGGTCTGTAACGAATATACCGGACGGGACGGCGTTTATGATCTCGAACATGAAGCCCTCATCGGCCTTGTAATCGGTTATATCCATTGCAGCACGCCTCCTTTAAGTTTTATATACATCCCCTCTAGGGCCTATATGTTTATATCTCATAGAGAATCAAGTTCTATGTAGGCCTCTTTTTTACCCTTGTCTCTATCCATTTTTGCCTGTCTAAGGTCTTCTGTCACCTCGTTATCCAGATCCAACCCCAACAATTCTTCCATTTCTATAATCCTTCCATGAAATAATTACCCCGGCAGGCCTGCCCTTTATAATTTTTTTATAAATAGTAAGCATAATATCGCCTCCAACATTTTAAATTATAGCATAATTTTTATCTTATCATGCCTTTTTTGGTATGCGCAGGGTGAATCTCGCCCCCTTGCCCTCTTCCGATTGAACACCTATCTCTCCGCCCCATCCCTGAACGAGCCTATGGACTATCGCAAGCCCGAGGCCTGTTCCGTCCGGCCTTGTGGTGAAAAACGGGTCGAATATCCGGATGAGGTCATCCTTTTTAATACCGCAGCCATTGTCTTCGATGGTTATCATGACAACGCCGTCCTCCTCCATGGCCTTGACCTTGATCCTGCCCCCCTTGCCCTGTATAGCCTGATGTGCGTTCAAGATGATATTGAGTATGACCTGCCTGAACTGACCTGGATCAATATCCATAACGAGGTCATCAGGGATATCGATCTCAATCCCGACACCGGGATCTTTTGATGATCCGCCAGCCCCAGGCGCGGTCCTGCGCAAACCTGCAACGGCGAGGCTCGATTCAAACTCCCGCCGCACATTTATACTGGCGCTCTCCCTGCCCTCGGGCCTTGCATAGAGCAGAAATGACCTGGTAAGTCCGTTCAGCCGCTCCGCCTCCCTTGCTATTATGTCAAAGAGCCGTTCGCCGTCCGGGTGCACAAGGCCCTGTTCCCTTAAAAATTCCACCGCCCCGGAAAGAGATGCAAGCGGGTTCCGGATCTCGTGCGCAAGCCCTGCCGCCATCCCGCCCAGTGCGGCGAGGCGATCCATACGCCTCAGCGCCTCTTCCCTGGCCTTTTCACCTGTGATGTCCTGAAATATGAGGCCAAAGCCCAACAGCCTCCCACCATCACCCAGGAGAGGGAAAGGCGACATACCCACTATCTTCGCCTGGCCGTCAGGCCCTTTGTGCCCGAGTTCAAGCCTCCCGCCCCTCACAGCCGCGCCCTTGTCGTCGAAAAGCCTCTTCGCGCCCTCAGGCCAGACCTCCGAAAGCGGCGCGCCGAGACGGTCCTGCACGTCTTTACCGAGTATCTGCACGGCTGAGCGGTTGACGGTAAGCACAAACCCGTTTTCATCTACAACTATAAGGCCCGAGCTCAGGCTGTCGGCCAGGTGGCGGTGGACCTCTTCTATCCTCTTCAGGTCAACAACCGCCCTTGAAAGCCTGGCCTCAGCGCGCATCAGGCGCTGGACAAGGAGTATCCCTAGAAACGCCGTAAGATTGAAGGCCGCCATGTGGATAAAAAAGGTAAGCGCGGCGTCAATAATATCCCTTTCCCCGCTGACACCCCACAGGGATGCCATGGCGTAAAAGACGGTGCTCAAGAGGGCAGCCATGGTCCCTCCGACCCTGCCCTCGACTAGGCAGGCCGAGACTATGACCAGCGGATAGAGAAAGGTGAACGGGCTTGAGGTCCGGCCCGTCAAGAATATGGCAAGCCCCACCATCAGGGCGTCCAACGCGATCTGGGCCTTGAAGAGCCACTTTCCGCCCCTGCCAGCCCTGTACCAGAGGTTATAAAAGAGGGTAAGGAAAAGGGCCGCGCCTGTCAGCATGACCCCCCAGAGACGACCCTGCCCTCCGGCGAACTGCCCAGGCATGAAATAGCCTATCAGGGCGGCAAAGACGATCAGGAGCACCCTTACAGCAATGAGCCAGTAAAACCAGCGCGGTTCAATCGGGGCCTGTCCGCTAGAGGCCATGTTTTGCCAGCCTGTACCTGAAGGCGCGGAAATTCATGCCGAGGAGGGCCGCGGCCTCGGTCTTCACGCCGTTCGCCCTCTTCATGGCCTTCAAAAGGAGCCTCCTCTCGATCTCGGCCAGAAAGGCCTCCATATCCAGCCCTTCGTCAGGAATATCAGGGTCGATTTGCAGGGTGTCAGCATCTTTTGTATCAGGGTCTCTTTTGCCCCCCTCTTTAAATCTCGATATGGAGAGGCTGTCCGGCAGGATGAGATTCGAGGCCGCAAGCGTAACGCTGCGCTCGATGATGTTTTCAAGCTCCCGCACGTTTCCAGGGAAATGGTAGCCTGTCAGGGCCTCCATGGCATAGCTTGAGATGCCCTGTACCTCTTTGCCCTGTTCTTTGGAGTACTTGTCCAGAAAATATTGCACAAGAATGGGGATGTCCTCCGGGCGTTCCCTCAAGGGGGGCATGTGGATATGGATGACATTCAGCCTGAAGTACAGGTCTTCCCTGAAACGCCTTGCCATGACCTCTTCTTCGAGGTCCCTGTTCGTGGCGGATATGATCCTCACATCCACCCGGACCTCGCGCTCGCCGCCAAGGGGCGTAAAGGTCTTTTCCTGCACGACCCGCAGGAGCTTAGCCTGAAGCGCCATTGAGAGCTCACCTATCTCGTCCAGGAAGATCGTACCCTTATCGGCCTGTGCAAAGAGACCACGCCTTGCCGCGAGCGCCCCTGTAAACGCCCCCCTTTCATGGCCAAAGAGCTCGCTCTCAAGGAGGTTCTCAGGTATACCGCTCGCATTCACCACCACAAAGGGCATCCCGGCCCGGTTTCCAAGGTTATGGATGGCCCTGGCTACAAGCTCCTTTCCCGTGCCGCTCTCCCCGGTTATGAGGACACTCGACGGGCTCGATGCAACCCTTGGTATGAGTTCAAAGATCTTGAGCATGGCCGGGCTTGCGGCAAGCATCCGGTCACACCTTGCCGCCTTCGGGGCCTTTTCAGGCAGATATGCCCCCACAGCCTCTGCGCCCCCCGAAACAGTGCCGCCCTTATTGCCTGCGTTGAACGAAACGGCCTGCCTTATCACCTTGCGTATCTCGTCTATGCGGAAGGGCTTGGTAATGTAGTCCAGGGCGCCCTCTTTCATGGCCGAGACGGCCGAGTCCATGGAACCGAAGGCCGTGATGAGGATGACCGGCGTCTGCGGCCGCACCTTCTTGACCTCCCGAAGGAGCGCAACGCCGTCCATGCCAGGCATGCGGATGTCGCTCAAGACCACCGAGACGTCGGCCCTGTCTTTCAATATCCCAAGGGCCTCATCACCCGAAGCAGCAAGGACCACGTCATAACCATCTTTTTGAAGGAGTATCTCAAGAAACTCCCTCAGGCTCCGGTCGTCGTCCGCCACGAGGACCACAGGCCTGCCGGGGGACGGCGCTGCAAGTTTCGATTCCTTCATCGGCCACCGCTGTAACAAACTCGGGATATCGCGCTCCGCGCACCCGTGTCCAATATTTGATTTTATTTTACACCTAGACAACACAAAAAAACATGGTATTAAAATAGTAAAGATGCTGAGATTGCGTCCAGGGCCTTTGGTTGCTCAATTTTTTATTGACAACTCAAAGGTTCCTGTATAATAACTTAACTAAACAAGCAATCGCGCCGGCAATAAATGGGTCGGGATGTTGTTGATGATTTTTTGCTGGTCTATCAGAAAGATATTGACAGCGTGTTTTGTTTGACATAGTTTTGTGGCTGTATTACGGTTTTACAGTTATTCAGGCTGAAAGGCCCCCGATTTTAAACTAAAGGGTTCAGACAACCGAATAATATTAATCAGTATCAGTGTCGATCAAGGCGTAAAACAAACACGACGTGAATACATTAAAAAACACAAAGATGACGACCGACGCCCGAAAGACGAGAATTTACCTGCTTACCTGCCTCCTGGCGATAGGGGTCTGCCTCTCGGCATGCGCTGGTCTTCAACAAAAGACCTCTGAAGAACGTCTCCTTTCAAGGGCCAGGTCCTACTGGGCTGCAGTGGCAGCGGGTGATTACGTCTCTGCATATCAATACGAAGAGGTCTCAAAGACAGGGGCCCAGCCCATAAGTGCATACGTGAGAAAGGCCGGGCTTATCTATAAGTCCGCCGAAGTCACCGGCGCAAAGATCGAGGGTGACAGGGCGACGGTTGACGTCAAGATCGGCTATATCATACCTGCGATGGGTTCGCATGTGTTTAATACAGACGCCAAAGACGTCTGGCTTATAATAGATGGTGACTGGTACCATCACGCTGAAGGGATCATGAAAGATCTTAAACGGATTGAAAGCGGTGAAAAGCGATGAAAGGAGGTGGTAAGAGGGAGTGCAGGCCGATACAGGCAGGTCCGAAGGTTTACAGGTTTAACAGGTTGTAAGATTTCGATTTTTGGTCTAAGATTCAAAAAAGTTTCTCAAACAAGTCAAAAACAAACAAAACAAGGAGGATTTCAGGATGAAAAAGATTTTTTCTCTCTCACTCAGTCTTGTTGCAGCATTGATGCTTGCAATGTGGTCAAGCCAGGCGGGGGCCATAACGCTTGGTGAGTATGCCCCTGGACAGCTTGTGCCTTTCGTGGTACAAGGGGACAATATAGACACAGTGGTGGGTCTCACGTGCAAAAATACAAGTGGATGCACTGTTTACTGGACCTTCTTTGATGTGAACAGCAACCATGTAACTGACAGTCAATTCAAAATTTCAGCAAACGGTTTTTATCCTTTTTCATGGAAGAAATATTCAGGGGTAGGCCTTGCAAATACACGAGGATATCTGGTCTTCTCATCTGGCTCTTTGGCAACAACGTCTACTACTTCTGATATTGCAGCTAATGCATTTTTAGTTGACACCACCGCCAAGGATGCCGTCTTTGTGCCTGTTTTACCTTTAGCAGGTACTGATTATGCTGCCGGTACCGACCTAACCAAGATGACTTCAACCAGCATCATTTCAGCTGTGGCTGCTACCGCCCCTGGCAAGACCCTTGATGTCCGTTACTGGATTGACCCGGCATACAGTGCTACTACTACTGTAGAATTCTGGTCAGTTTGCGATATAACCGGTAATCAGACTGTTGATATCTTTGACGATCAAGAGAACCGCCAATCTGTCAATATTCCTTTTGCAAATGCTGAGCTAAACACTATAGATCCATCAACAATCGTGGGAAGGCCTGCCAGCTTTGTGGATGGCTTTATAAGATTCGTAGTGCCAGCGCCTGCTACTTGCGCAACAGGGGAAACAAACGACATGCTGGTCTTCAGCTATGTTGACTCGCACTTGATCGGCGCCACCCAGACCATGCTTGCTGGCGAACAAAACTAGTAGTATAGAATGCGCCCTGTTCCTCGGCGCATCGTTCGAGCAACAACCTGAAAAGGCGGGGTTTTACCCCGCCTTTTTTTATTTTCATTTCATCACCTATCCACCCCGCTCGCGGGAAACTCCATGGGCGGGTTTTTGTTTAACCCCTTTGGAGAACAAGAATATCTGCGCCCACAAGGGCATAAATTACCCTATAGTCACCAATACGATACTTGCGTAGCCCGGCAAATTGACCTTTGAGTACCGGATGCGATTCAGGTTTCTTCGTAAGCCCTTGTTCTATTTGGTCAAGGATGCGGCTGGCCTCAGCTTTTGACAACTTCTTGAGATCGCGATGTACCGACTTCTTGTAGACAACGTTATAAGCCAAGTGACTCCCTCAGTTCTTTGCCGGAAATGATAGCATCACCCTTGTCGTAGAGCCGATCGAGTGCGATCTGAAGATCGGCAAAATCTTCAATGTATGACTCTAGCGCTTTCTGGATAATAAAGGAGCGCGGCCTCTCAGTTTCTTTGGCTATGCTGTCGAGCTGATCGACGAGATATTTGGGAAGCCTAACAGATATTGCTGTATTCATAGTGCATCTCCTGTCATTGATGTATTACATCTGTACACAGGAGAATGGCAGAAAATTGCTGATGCCTGTTAATTATTTGTTGCCACCCCATTTATTTGGTGCTGATTTAGACATCAAATACAACACCAATTCATCTGGAACGGCCTAGCGATTCCGGATTATTCCGATTATATTATCTGCCTATGGATCTTAGTAATATCATACAAAAACTCGCCATACTTGTCCCACCCATACTCCTGGCCGTAACAGTGCATGAAATGGCCCACGGATGGGTGGCATACCGCCTTGGGGACCCGACGGCCAAGATGCAGGGGCGTCTTACCTTCAACCCCATCCGCCACCT of Dissulfurimicrobium hydrothermale contains these proteins:
- a CDS encoding sigma-54-dependent transcriptional regulator; protein product: MKESKLAAPSPGRPVVLVADDDRSLREFLEILLQKDGYDVVLAASGDEALGILKDRADVSVVLSDIRMPGMDGVALLREVKKVRPQTPVILITAFGSMDSAVSAMKEGALDYITKPFRIDEIRKVIRQAVSFNAGNKGGTVSGGAEAVGAYLPEKAPKAARCDRMLAASPAMLKIFELIPRVASSPSSVLITGESGTGKELVARAIHNLGNRAGMPFVVVNASGIPENLLESELFGHERGAFTGALAARRGLFAQADKGTIFLDEIGELSMALQAKLLRVVQEKTFTPLGGEREVRVDVRIISATNRDLEEEVMARRFREDLYFRLNVIHIHMPPLRERPEDIPILVQYFLDKYSKEQGKEVQGISSYAMEALTGYHFPGNVRELENIIERSVTLAASNLILPDSLSISRFKEGGKRDPDTKDADTLQIDPDIPDEGLDMEAFLAEIERRLLLKAMKRANGVKTEAAALLGMNFRAFRYRLAKHGL
- a CDS encoding ATP-binding protein; amino-acid sequence: MASSGQAPIEPRWFYWLIAVRVLLIVFAALIGYFMPGQFAGGQGRLWGVMLTGAALFLTLFYNLWYRAGRGGKWLFKAQIALDALMVGLAIFLTGRTSSPFTFLYPLVIVSACLVEGRVGGTMAALLSTVFYAMASLWGVSGERDIIDAALTFFIHMAAFNLTAFLGILLVQRLMRAEARLSRAVVDLKRIEEVHRHLADSLSSGLIVVDENGFVLTVNRSAVQILGKDVQDRLGAPLSEVWPEGAKRLFDDKGAAVRGGRLELGHKGPDGQAKIVGMSPFPLLGDGGRLLGFGLIFQDITGEKAREEALRRMDRLAALGGMAAGLAHEIRNPLASLSGAVEFLREQGLVHPDGERLFDIIAREAERLNGLTRSFLLYARPEGRESASINVRREFESSLAVAGLRRTAPGAGGSSKDPGVGIEIDIPDDLVMDIDPGQFRQVILNIILNAHQAIQGKGGRIKVKAMEEDGVVMITIEDNGCGIKKDDLIRIFDPFFTTRPDGTGLGLAIVHRLVQGWGGEIGVQSEEGKGARFTLRIPKKA
- a CDS encoding type II toxin-antitoxin system RelE family toxin, which translates into the protein MAYNVVYKKSVHRDLKKLSKAEASRILDQIEQGLTKKPESHPVLKGQFAGLRKYRIGDYRVIYALVGADILVLQRG
- a CDS encoding ribbon-helix-helix protein, CopG family; translated protein: MNTAISVRLPKYLVDQLDSIAKETERPRSFIIQKALESYIEDFADLQIALDRLYDKGDAIISGKELRESLGL